ACAAGATTTCAAGGATGGAATAAAAACAATAGAAAATGAAGTACAAAGTTTCAAAGTAGAAATTGATAAATACAGGGATGAAATGTCAGATATTAAGCTAGATTACGATAAGTTATTAAGTAAACTAAAACTTAATGAAATAGAATTAGATTATAAAATAAAAAATATAAATTTTAGAAGATCAATAGAAAGTAACAAAGAATATATAGATGATCTTCATATAGATTTAGAACTTCTGATTAAAGCATATAAAAATTATATTGAAAAAATAGAAGAAGAGAAAGAATATCTAAAAGCCAACGGTGAAAGAATGGATTTCGTAACACAAACATTAAAGTTATTTTTAAAACACATTAATAGTAAAAAACCTACCATATTCATACATAATATAGAGACTTATATATTTCTTTATGAAGAGGAATTAGATAAGTTGCTTGTTAGAAAAGAAACGACTGGAGAAATAGTTAAATATAAAGATTTATATAAACACGAATACAAAGAGTTTGAACAATTAAAAAAAGAATTATTAGATAGTAAAGATAATTATATCTAAGAAAAGAGTCTTGAAGGCTCTTTTTTAATGCAATAAAGCAGGAGGATAAGCTATGGAAAAAGTTATATGCAATGAGTGTAAAAAAGAATTTGAAATTAAAGTGAGAGTAAAGAAACATAAACAAGGAATAGAAGAAACTTATTTCAAATGTCCGCATTGCAAAACTAAATATACAAGCATCTATACAAATGAAGAAATAAGAAAGTTGCAAAGCGATGTAAGAAGATTATTAAATAAATATTGCCTTGTAGGAACGGAGGAAGAAAGATCAAAGATAAAAGTTCAATTAAGTAATGTGAAATATAAACTTAAATTAAAAATGAATGAGTTAAAGAAGGAGATGAAAAATAAGGAATGAAAGTATCGGAAGAAAACATGAGGTTTAAGGAAGTAATGCGAACGGTAGAAAAAATAGGAGGTGAATTAAATGTAAGGTTAGATAGGATGATTGAAGAAACAGACAATTTAAAAGAAGCACTTGAACTTGAAGATAGCATGAGAAGAATAGAGATTATGATTACAGAATAGGAAAGTAGATGAGTTAATTGAGTAAAGAAAAGATTAAACTTAATGTAGCAGAAAAGATATTGTTTACTATAGTTGTAGCAGGTATAACATCTGTAGCACTTATACCTTGTTTGTATGTATTAATATTAATTAAAAGATTAGTGGGGTAGGTGAAGCATGAAGAAAATAATAAATCTAATAATCATCTTTGGGTTATCTATTCTCTTATATGGATGTACTGATTATAAATTAGTAGGAGAAGTAGAAGCTGTTGTAATAAGCAAAGAGTATAAAGAAAGTTATACAACTACAATGCCAATGATAATACCAACTGGAAAAACTATAATAACAACAATGAGATCGGAAATACATCCAGAACAATATAATGTTGAACTTAAGTATAAAGATGTAAGCACAACTATAAACGATAAAAGATTATATGAAAGTGTAAAGATGCAAGATAAAGTAAAGGTTAATTACTATACTTCAGAAGATAATAAAAATAAAAAAATAAGATATGAAAGCAAGGAATGATAGAAGAAGTTAAAAACTAATAGGGCAGGGGATATAAATGGGATAAAAAAACTATGTGCAAAAGTAAACTGTAATAACTTATGCGATATAGGACAAACATACTGCGACATACATAAGAACGATAACAGCAAATATTATGATAAGTATGTAAGGAGTAGAGATAGTGTAGACTTCTATAATAGTAAAGCATGGATCAAGGTAAGAGAGTTAGTGTTAAGCAAGTACAAAGGCATAGACTTATACGCTTACTATATGAAGGATGAACTAGTATATGCCAACACAATACATCACATAGTAGAGAGAGAAGAGGATAAGACACTAGAGTTAGACGTGGATAACTTGTTCCCTGTTAGTGCAGAGAGTCATAATACTATACATAGTTTATATGAGAAAGATAAGGAAGGTACACAAAGAATGTTAAGAGAAATATTAGAGAAAGCAAGAAAGGAGTTGGCATGATGTCAGATAAGAGTGTAAACAATACTACTAATCATAATACAACAATAGATATAACAACAGGTGGTTGGTTAGGTATGTTGACTATAGTATTTACTATAGCAAAGATACTTAATTTAATAGATTGGAGTTGGTGGCTAGTATTTGCACCAGTATTAATACCTACAGGATTGGCGGCAATTATAGTAGCTATAGTAATGATAAGAGGTTGAATGAAAGAGTTTGCTAAATGAGTGGACTCTTTTTTTATGCCCCCCCGGGGTTGAAAAATTTTAGAGAGACACGCCCGGACCGAGCCCTAGATTAGCTCGTAGAAAATTCCCTAAATGAAAATTTCAAGGAGGTGAGAAGGTGGCAAGACCAAGGCAACCAATAGAACTGATAATGGCTAAAGGAAAGAAGAATCTAACTAAGAAAGAAATAGAAGAAAGAAAAAATACAGAGGTTAGAGCCAAGAGAGATAATATAGTAGCTCCTTCTTACCTTACAGATGATTTAAAAGAGGAATTCAATCGTATAGCTAGTGAATTGATAAATATTGAAATCATGAGTAATTTAGATTGTGAAGCCTTAGCAAGATTTATAGTGTCAGAAAGTCAATATCAAAAAGTTACTTTAAAGATTTTAAAAATGAAAACTATAGGCCCTACCTATGTCGAACTATTAAAAGTTCAAGAGAAGCTATTTAAAATGTGTAGACAAAGTGCAAGTGACTTAGGCTTAACTATTAGCTCTAGGTGTAAACTAGTTATCCCGAAAAAAGAAGAAAATAAAGAAAAGACGGAAGAAGAAAAGATGTTTGGTAGTCAACTATAAGGTGGTGAGTAAGTGAATAAGGAGAAAGTATCGGCACAAGCCTTACAAAACACTGTAACACAATATGCCTTAGATGTTGTAAATGGCAAAATAAAAGCATGTAAAAAGCATATAAGGGTATGTGGAGTGTTTCTTAGAGACTTAAGATTGATGCATAAAGATAAATTTAAATACTACTTTGACATTGACGAACTTTATAGATTTTATAAATGGTCTGGAATGTTTAAGCATACTAAAGGAGTTTTAGCTGGACAGCAAATAGAACTAGTACCTTTTCAATTGTTTATTATAGCAAACATATTTTGTTGGAAGAGAAAAGACAACGATAGAAGAAAAATAAGAAAAGTATACATTCAACTAGCAAGGAAAAATGCTAAGTCTCAATTACTTGCATTAATCTGTT
The window above is part of the Gottschalkia purinilytica genome. Proteins encoded here:
- a CDS encoding coiled-coil domain-containing protein, which gives rise to MNHKYKDVNKGFRRYNIAKALALFIPTIVSIITISIVILNVGILKTQNIGRGKQTVINVSKDTPNASYKQIEAYKNEIRQEYEKSAKSIDDKINLGLAIIGIAVTVWIGLNIYNVIDKDHIKAIEDKAQGFKDEMKTIENEVQDFKDGIKTIENEVQSFKVEIDKYRDEMSDIKLDYDKLLSKLKLNEIELDYKIKNINFRRSIESNKEYIDDLHIDLELLIKAYKNYIEKIEEEKEYLKANGERMDFVTQTLKLFLKHINSKKPTIFIHNIETYIFLYEEELDKLLVRKETTGEIVKYKDLYKHEYKEFEQLKKELLDSKDNYI
- a CDS encoding phage terminase small subunit P27 family, translating into MARPRQPIELIMAKGKKNLTKKEIEERKNTEVRAKRDNIVAPSYLTDDLKEEFNRIASELINIEIMSNLDCEALARFIVSESQYQKVTLKILKMKTIGPTYVELLKVQEKLFKMCRQSASDLGLTISSRCKLVIPKKEENKEKTEEEKMFGSQL